In Saprospiraceae bacterium, one DNA window encodes the following:
- a CDS encoding isoprenylcysteine carboxylmethyltransferase family protein has translation MLHKNLKDNTYVIAQFTLFALFFLNPELTGLELCTFLKLPALLLFISGIVVCIVSILQLNHNLTAFPTPKESARLYTGGLYKYIRHPIYTGVIMIFFGMSLYWSSVYQLMITTALIVLFYYKSAYEEEQLTNKFSEYKSYKSHTGRFFPWL, from the coding sequence ATGCTGCACAAAAATCTAAAGGACAATACATATGTAATAGCTCAATTTACCCTATTTGCACTATTTTTTCTGAATCCTGAATTGACAGGCTTGGAGCTTTGTACATTCCTAAAGTTACCGGCGCTGTTGCTTTTTATTTCAGGTATCGTTGTATGTATCGTTTCCATCCTGCAGCTCAATCATAATCTGACTGCATTTCCTACTCCAAAAGAAAGCGCCAGACTTTATACCGGAGGCCTATATAAATATATCAGGCATCCTATTTATACAGGAGTGATCATGATTTTTTTTGGCATGAGTTTGTATTGGAGTTCGGTATACCAGCTAATGATTACGACGGCATTGATTGTCCTTTTTTATTATAAGTCAGCCTATGAAGAGGAACAACTAACCAATAAATTTTCTGAATATAAAAGTTATAAATCACATACCGGAAGATTTTTTCCCTGGTTGTAA
- a CDS encoding VOC family protein has protein sequence MNNKLTHFAIHIDDMARAKKFYEGVFKWGFTSYGPDDFLQIKSDKSKIGELIGALQSRKYSPVPEKIIGLECTICVENIDDTIEKVKNKGGQILMLKTAIPCIGYIAKFLNTEGNLICGMQYDHSAR, from the coding sequence ATGAACAACAAATTGACTCATTTTGCAATCCACATTGACGATATGGCACGCGCAAAAAAATTCTATGAAGGGGTTTTTAAATGGGGTTTCACCAGCTATGGACCTGATGACTTTCTACAAATAAAATCCGACAAGTCCAAAATTGGAGAATTGATAGGGGCACTTCAATCCAGAAAGTATTCGCCTGTTCCCGAAAAAATAATTGGATTAGAATGTACAATTTGTGTCGAAAACATTGATGATACTATAGAAAAAGTAAAAAACAAGGGAGGACAGATCTTAATGTTAAAGACAGCTATTCCATGTATAGGTTACATTGCAAAGTTTTTGAACACTGAAGGTAATTTGATTTGTGGTATGCAATATGATCATTCAGCGAGATGA
- a CDS encoding BamA/TamA family outer membrane protein, with protein MRFYLLYILLISFLPNEGACSQFNISSDSDTTKIKNQILAYPVVFYLPETRWGFGAAGLYNFRFGDEPSESNPSQIQLIASYTQNKQLIFVMPYELYRKNNTWKIKGELTYFRYQFNAYGVGFDTKAENREIYKANAPRVRIDVLKRYKKTFLGMRFAFDRFSMDEIKPNGILEQQSPVGLNGGINAGIGMLAHNDERNFIFNPTKGHYVELESFLSNKVTGSDFNFFRLFVNASKYIKLGENHTIAGNINSVFIQGSPPFFDMPFFGTPRIMRGYQDRRFMDKNMLVLQSEYRFPLYKRLQGVGFISTGTVGKTYASLFSYHYQLAYGAGLRFIINKKDRVRIRLDYGLTPSEGGAFYLTINDAF; from the coding sequence ATGAGATTTTATTTATTATATATACTATTGATATCCTTCTTGCCAAATGAAGGAGCGTGTAGTCAGTTTAATATATCCTCAGATAGTGACACTACCAAAATCAAAAATCAAATTTTAGCCTACCCGGTCGTTTTTTATTTGCCTGAGACTAGATGGGGTTTTGGTGCAGCCGGTTTGTATAATTTTAGATTTGGAGATGAGCCGTCAGAGTCAAATCCTTCTCAGATTCAGCTTATTGCGTCTTACACACAAAATAAACAACTTATTTTTGTGATGCCATATGAGCTTTACAGAAAAAATAATACCTGGAAAATAAAAGGCGAGTTGACTTATTTCAGATATCAGTTCAATGCTTACGGTGTAGGTTTTGATACCAAGGCTGAAAATAGAGAAATATACAAAGCAAATGCCCCCAGAGTGCGCATTGATGTATTGAAAAGATATAAAAAAACATTTTTGGGAATGCGATTTGCTTTTGATAGATTTTCAATGGATGAAATCAAACCAAATGGTATCCTGGAACAACAATCGCCCGTAGGATTGAATGGAGGAATAAATGCCGGTATAGGGATGTTAGCTCATAATGATGAAAGAAATTTTATTTTTAATCCCACAAAAGGACATTATGTAGAATTGGAGAGTTTTTTATCAAATAAAGTCACAGGGAGCGATTTTAACTTTTTTAGATTATTTGTCAATGCGTCTAAGTATATCAAACTTGGGGAAAATCATACCATAGCTGGTAATATTAATTCAGTATTTATCCAGGGCAGTCCGCCTTTTTTTGATATGCCTTTTTTTGGTACTCCACGTATCATGAGAGGATATCAGGATAGAAGATTTATGGACAAAAACATGCTTGTATTACAATCAGAATATAGATTTCCATTATATAAACGTCTGCAAGGCGTGGGTTTTATATCCACAGGAACAGTAGGGAAAACTTATGCTTCATTATTCTCATATCATTATCAATTGGCTTATGGAGCAGGTCTAAGATTTATTATCAATAAAAAAGACCGTGTACGAATAAGGCTGGATTATGGCCTTACACCTTCTGAAGGTGGTGCATTTTACCTTACCATCAACGATGCTTTTTAA
- the pgi gene encoding glucose-6-phosphate isomerase has product MLFNIDPTTTASWKKLTKHHKATKHITISELFSQDKHRFEKYSTTFDDILVDYSKNNISDDTMKLLLNLAKNCKLREAISAMFDGEKINVTENRAVLHTALRNKSGRPVMVDGVNVMPKIKEVNEKMKKFCQEVISGKWKGYTGKPITDVVNIGIGGSDLGPVMVTEALKPYKTRLNVHFVSNVDATHIAEVTSKLDMATTLFLVASKTFTTQETMANAFSARDIFLLKAGDEQHVSKHFAALSTNTAEVVKFGINPANMFEFWDWVGGRYSLTSAIGLSIALAIGYDNFEKLLTGFYKMDRHFRSTPFEKNIPVILALIGIWHTNFNGAASEAILPYDQYLHRFAAYFQQGNMESNGKTTDRNGNSVTYQTGPIIWGEPGTNGQHAFYQLIHQGTRLIPCDFIAPALSHHPIGNHHKLLLSNFFAQTQALMTGKSRAQVMEEFEKAGKKPEEYLPLVPFKVFEGNRSTNSILVKKIDPETLGKLISMYEHKIFVQGIIWNIYSFDQWGVELGKQLAGNIIPELDKKTETTAFDSSTNGLINAWKAFL; this is encoded by the coding sequence ATGCTTTTCAATATTGATCCAACTACCACTGCTTCATGGAAAAAACTGACAAAACACCATAAGGCGACAAAACATATCACTATTTCAGAATTGTTCAGTCAGGATAAACATAGATTCGAAAAATATTCAACTACTTTCGATGATATCCTGGTAGATTACTCCAAAAACAATATTTCTGATGATACAATGAAACTTCTCCTGAATCTGGCAAAAAACTGCAAGCTCAGGGAAGCGATCTCTGCTATGTTTGATGGAGAAAAAATCAATGTCACTGAAAACAGAGCTGTACTGCACACTGCTCTTCGCAACAAATCAGGACGGCCGGTAATGGTCGATGGAGTGAATGTGATGCCGAAAATAAAAGAGGTAAATGAAAAAATGAAAAAATTTTGCCAGGAGGTTATCTCCGGCAAATGGAAGGGATATACCGGCAAACCCATCACAGATGTAGTCAATATAGGTATTGGTGGTTCGGATTTAGGACCCGTGATGGTCACTGAAGCTTTAAAACCATACAAAACAAGGTTAAATGTTCATTTTGTGTCCAATGTTGACGCGACTCACATCGCTGAAGTCACTTCAAAACTTGATATGGCTACCACACTTTTTCTCGTTGCTTCCAAAACATTTACCACACAGGAAACTATGGCAAATGCTTTTTCTGCAAGAGATATATTTCTACTCAAAGCAGGTGATGAACAACATGTCAGTAAACATTTTGCAGCACTATCTACCAATACTGCTGAAGTAGTAAAATTCGGGATTAATCCTGCCAATATGTTTGAGTTCTGGGATTGGGTAGGTGGCCGGTATTCACTCACTTCAGCCATAGGCTTATCTATAGCATTGGCGATAGGATATGACAATTTTGAAAAATTACTAACCGGGTTTTATAAGATGGACAGGCATTTCCGCTCAACTCCTTTTGAAAAAAATATCCCTGTGATCCTGGCATTGATAGGAATATGGCACACCAACTTCAATGGTGCCGCATCAGAAGCTATTTTGCCATATGATCAGTACCTGCATAGGTTTGCTGCGTACTTTCAGCAAGGAAATATGGAAAGTAACGGCAAAACCACTGACAGAAACGGAAATAGTGTCACTTACCAGACAGGACCAATCATCTGGGGTGAACCGGGTACCAATGGCCAACATGCATTCTACCAGCTTATCCATCAGGGAACGAGATTGATTCCATGTGATTTTATAGCACCGGCTTTGTCACATCATCCTATTGGAAATCACCATAAGCTATTATTATCCAATTTTTTTGCCCAAACACAAGCTCTTATGACCGGAAAATCAAGAGCTCAAGTCATGGAAGAATTTGAAAAAGCCGGTAAAAAACCGGAAGAATATCTGCCGTTGGTACCTTTTAAAGTATTCGAAGGCAATAGATCTACCAATTCTATTCTTGTAAAAAAAATAGATCCCGAAACTCTCGGCAAGCTCATCTCCATGTATGAACACAAGATCTTTGTACAGGGTATCATATGGAATATTTACAGTTTTGATCAGTGGGGTGTGGAATTAGGCAAACAACTTGCAGGAAACATCATACCTGAACTGGATAAAAAAACCGAAACCACGGCTTTTGATAGTTCTACCAATGGACTGATCAATGCATGGAAAGCATTTTTATAA
- a CDS encoding 2-oxoglutarate dehydrogenase E1 component, giving the protein MKDYSYVFNAHPSFIESMYKSYQQDSSSVDDGWRLFFDGFEFSGNRHSDTDAKPQISSNLSEKEFGVMSIIYGFRSRGHLLSTTNPLKPRKDRKPHLDLSDHHLSDEDLNKVFMAGNEMGLKNATLAEILDRLRLIYCGNLGVEYGHIENREKRLWMRDKIESRVFDGSYGLSLDKKKQILKKLNGAVIFEKFLHTKYVGQKRFSLEGGETTIAALDAIISKATEDKVEEIVMAMAHRGRLNVLANTLGKTYDQIFNEFEGTAILDQSFGDGDVKYHLGFSSQITMPSGKVVNLKLAPNPSHLEAVNPVMEGFVRAKADVLYGGDYDKVLPILIHGDSAVAGQGVVYETTQMSQLDGYYTGGTIHFVINNQIGFTTDFDDARSSTYCTAAASIVQAPVFHVNGDDPEAVVFAAELAIEYRQKFNNDVFIDMVCYRRHGHNEGDDPKFTQPTMYELIDAHKNPREIYLAKLIERGDVDAKVGEELEKSFWSELQDRLDMVKQKVLPYKYQEPEQHWRQLKKTIDTADMVNPVTGVSKKGADKILSHLMNLPKDFNPNSKIKRLQKSKQELLDKGLIDWSFGELMAYGSIMLEGKNVRMSGQDVKRGTFSHRHAVFFDEKTNKGYNRLNTMDGAKGKYLIYNSLLSEFAVLGFEYGYSQASPDHLAIWEAQFGDFYNGAQTIVDQFISAGESKWQRMSGLIMLLPHGMEGQGPEHSSARMERFLQNCANFNMLVCQVTTPANLFHMIRRQLALPYRKPLIHMSPKSMLRHPECVSTIEECTGKTSFMEVIPDNKVKKAKRLLFCSGKVYYELDEYRRNNNISDVAIVRIEQLYPLPEAEIRSIIKQYGKAEVFWVQEESANMGAWSYLMKHFRKDPIEVIARNETASPATGFKKVHDQQQEELLKTAFGVK; this is encoded by the coding sequence ATGAAAGATTATTCTTACGTATTTAATGCACACCCGAGTTTTATAGAATCCATGTACAAAAGCTATCAGCAGGACTCGTCTTCTGTGGATGATGGCTGGCGCTTGTTTTTTGATGGCTTTGAATTCAGTGGTAATAGGCATAGTGATACAGATGCTAAACCACAAATATCTTCCAATCTCTCAGAGAAAGAATTTGGTGTGATGTCCATCATTTATGGCTTCAGGAGCAGGGGACACCTTCTTTCTACCACCAATCCGCTGAAACCACGTAAGGACAGAAAACCCCATCTCGATCTGAGTGACCACCACCTGTCTGATGAAGACCTCAATAAGGTTTTCATGGCAGGAAATGAAATGGGGTTAAAAAATGCTACACTGGCAGAAATATTGGACAGATTGCGTCTGATCTATTGTGGCAATCTCGGAGTAGAGTATGGCCATATTGAAAACAGAGAAAAACGTCTCTGGATGAGGGATAAAATCGAAAGCAGAGTGTTTGACGGCAGTTATGGATTGTCTTTGGATAAGAAAAAACAAATCCTCAAAAAACTCAATGGGGCGGTCATTTTTGAAAAGTTCCTTCATACCAAATACGTAGGTCAGAAGAGATTTTCTCTGGAAGGTGGTGAAACCACAATTGCTGCACTGGATGCCATCATTTCAAAAGCTACCGAAGACAAAGTGGAAGAGATAGTCATGGCTATGGCGCATCGCGGAAGGCTCAACGTCCTGGCCAATACTTTGGGCAAGACATACGATCAGATCTTCAATGAGTTTGAAGGTACGGCCATCCTGGATCAGAGTTTTGGAGACGGAGATGTCAAATACCATCTGGGCTTTTCATCACAAATCACCATGCCATCAGGTAAAGTCGTCAATCTCAAACTAGCTCCTAACCCTTCACACCTCGAAGCGGTCAATCCGGTCATGGAGGGATTTGTAAGAGCCAAGGCGGATGTACTTTACGGGGGAGATTATGACAAGGTCTTACCCATTTTGATACACGGTGACAGTGCGGTAGCAGGTCAGGGAGTTGTGTATGAGACAACTCAAATGAGTCAGTTGGACGGTTACTATACAGGAGGAACCATACATTTTGTCATCAACAATCAGATAGGTTTTACCACCGATTTTGACGACGCACGTTCATCCACATATTGTACAGCTGCAGCGAGTATTGTGCAGGCACCTGTATTTCATGTCAATGGTGATGATCCTGAAGCAGTGGTATTTGCAGCAGAATTGGCTATTGAATACAGACAAAAATTCAACAACGATGTATTTATAGACATGGTGTGTTATCGTCGGCATGGTCACAATGAAGGGGACGATCCTAAATTCACCCAACCTACCATGTATGAACTTATCGACGCTCATAAAAACCCTCGGGAAATCTACCTTGCAAAATTGATTGAGAGAGGAGATGTTGATGCCAAAGTTGGCGAAGAACTGGAAAAATCTTTCTGGTCCGAACTTCAGGACAGGTTGGATATGGTCAAACAAAAAGTACTTCCTTACAAGTATCAGGAGCCCGAACAACACTGGAGACAGCTCAAAAAAACCATCGATACCGCTGATATGGTCAATCCTGTCACAGGTGTAAGCAAAAAAGGTGCTGATAAAATCCTGTCCCACCTGATGAACCTGCCAAAAGACTTCAACCCCAATTCCAAAATCAAAAGACTCCAAAAATCGAAACAGGAGCTTTTGGACAAAGGTTTGATTGACTGGTCATTCGGCGAGTTGATGGCTTATGGCTCTATCATGCTGGAAGGCAAAAATGTTCGAATGAGCGGACAGGATGTCAAAAGAGGGACATTTTCTCACAGACACGCTGTCTTTTTTGATGAAAAAACCAATAAAGGATACAACAGGCTCAATACCATGGATGGTGCAAAAGGCAAATACCTGATTTACAATTCATTGCTGTCAGAATTTGCGGTATTGGGATTTGAGTACGGATATTCGCAGGCATCTCCGGATCATCTTGCGATCTGGGAGGCACAATTTGGAGACTTTTATAATGGGGCTCAGACGATAGTTGATCAATTTATAAGTGCCGGAGAAAGCAAATGGCAGCGGATGAGCGGATTAATCATGTTATTGCCACATGGTATGGAAGGTCAGGGTCCGGAGCACTCGAGTGCACGGATGGAAAGATTCCTTCAGAACTGTGCTAACTTCAATATGCTGGTATGTCAGGTGACTACGCCTGCCAATTTATTTCACATGATCAGAAGACAGCTGGCATTGCCATACAGAAAACCGCTGATCCACATGTCTCCTAAATCCATGTTAAGGCATCCCGAATGCGTGAGTACCATAGAAGAGTGTACGGGTAAAACTTCATTTATGGAAGTGATCCCTGATAATAAGGTAAAAAAAGCGAAGAGATTGCTCTTCTGCAGTGGTAAGGTCTATTACGAACTTGACGAATACAGAAGAAACAACAATATCAGTGATGTAGCCATAGTCAGGATCGAACAGTTATACCCTCTTCCTGAGGCTGAGATCAGATCCATCATCAAGCAGTATGGGAAAGCAGAAGTATTTTGGGTACAAGAAGAATCTGCTAATATGGGTGCATGGAGTTACCTGATGAAACATTTCAGAAAAGATCCTATAGAAGTAATTGCCAGAAATGAAACGGCATCTCCGGCAACAGGATTTAAAAAAGTACATGATCAGCAGCAGGAAGAACTCTTAAAAACAGCTTTCGGTGTTAAATAA
- the radC gene encoding DNA repair protein RadC, with translation MSDSPQYQSIKEWSVDDRPREKMMTKGRKSLSDSELLAIILGSGSPGESAVDLSKRILRDYNNNLNELGKITIKDLVKKYKGIGEAKAINIIAALELGRRRQETDPMQRAVINSSKDSFNILYPIIADLPHEEFWILLCNKACKVIHLQSIGRGGIASVVVDVRIVLKCALEHLATSIVLCHNHPSGNLKPSNEDIKITHKLKEAATLFDITVMDHLIIGDMEYYSFADEGCL, from the coding sequence ATGTCTGACTCTCCACAATACCAATCCATAAAAGAATGGTCCGTCGATGATCGACCCAGAGAAAAAATGATGACCAAAGGCAGGAAATCTCTGTCGGATTCTGAATTATTAGCCATCATCCTTGGTTCAGGGTCACCGGGTGAATCAGCTGTAGATTTGAGCAAGCGCATCCTTCGTGATTACAATAATAATCTGAATGAACTTGGCAAAATCACCATCAAAGACCTTGTCAAAAAGTACAAAGGCATCGGTGAAGCCAAAGCTATCAATATTATAGCAGCACTTGAACTCGGCAGAAGGAGACAAGAAACCGACCCAATGCAGCGGGCGGTCATCAATTCAAGCAAAGATTCTTTTAATATTTTGTATCCGATAATTGCCGACCTACCCCATGAAGAATTCTGGATTTTACTCTGCAACAAAGCCTGTAAAGTGATACACTTACAGTCCATAGGACGTGGTGGTATAGCAAGTGTTGTAGTTGATGTAAGGATCGTTTTGAAATGTGCCTTAGAACACCTGGCTACATCTATAGTGCTATGTCACAACCATCCTTCCGGCAATCTGAAACCTTCAAATGAAGATATCAAAATCACCCATAAGCTCAAAGAAGCAGCGACTCTGTTTGATATTACTGTGATGGACCACCTGATCATTGGAGACATGGAATATTACAGTTTTGCTGACGAAGGTTGTTTATGA
- a CDS encoding single-stranded DNA-binding protein translates to MINKVTLVGNLGRDPEIRTLENGTKVGTFTLATNENYRDKNDTWQTVTEWHNIVVWRHLAEKAERELKKGSLAFIEGKITHRKYQDKEGHERTISEIVANTLYSLEKRENKGGGFSTSFPGVEDDPFNKPINAPSSTSAPSANQDVPPADDLPF, encoded by the coding sequence ATGATAAATAAAGTCACTCTTGTAGGTAATCTTGGCAGAGATCCGGAGATAAGAACACTGGAAAATGGTACGAAAGTTGGTACTTTTACACTGGCTACCAATGAAAATTACAGAGATAAAAATGATACATGGCAGACTGTTACTGAATGGCATAATATCGTAGTGTGGAGACATCTTGCTGAAAAAGCTGAGCGAGAACTAAAGAAAGGAAGTCTTGCATTTATAGAAGGTAAAATCACCCACAGAAAATATCAGGATAAAGAAGGTCATGAAAGAACCATTTCTGAAATTGTGGCTAATACTCTTTATTCATTGGAAAAACGTGAAAATAAAGGCGGTGGATTTTCTACCTCATTTCCGGGAGTAGAAGACGATCCTTTCAACAAGCCTATTAACGCCCCTTCCTCTACCAGTGCACCATCAGCAAATCAGGATGTGCCTCCTGCTGACGACTTACCATTTTAA
- a CDS encoding DUF1801 domain-containing protein has translation MNTIRPIHTDFRFILDLKGQEVIDLFCDLRLYILEMYPDCNELLYHTHALTAVFSISERLSDAFCMLPIYTNHMNLGFNKGRLLKDPHKLLTGTGNLIRHIDIKKIEDYRNPGVEALIKEAIDFATKDMDKPTKSIGKTISKIKR, from the coding sequence ATGAATACTATAAGACCGATTCATACGGATTTCCGGTTCATTCTGGATTTAAAAGGGCAAGAAGTTATAGATTTGTTTTGCGACTTGCGGCTTTACATTTTGGAAATGTACCCTGACTGCAACGAACTGTTGTATCATACTCATGCCTTGACAGCAGTTTTTTCTATTTCGGAAAGACTCTCAGATGCATTTTGTATGCTACCTATTTACACCAACCACATGAATCTGGGATTTAATAAAGGAAGGCTTTTAAAAGATCCACATAAACTCCTTACTGGCACAGGAAATTTGATCAGACACATCGATATCAAAAAAATAGAAGATTACAGAAACCCAGGAGTCGAAGCATTGATAAAAGAAGCCATTGACTTTGCCACCAAAGATATGGACAAACCCACAAAATCCATAGGTAAAACCATTTCAAAAATCAAGAGATAA
- the gldE gene encoding gliding motility-associated protein GldE, with protein MDPEPSLSFIAFQSVVTEPSGQLLIPFLIFIVLIICSGLISSSEVAYFSLGIKDIKDLEEQNSPSSKRALLLKEKPRYLLATILIANNFVNVAIVIVADIIVKIFFGPITLLSIGTWLHDNIFYSLTTPEAIAGIFHFLITVVGVTFILVLFGEAMPKIYATLSKHKIVHLMSGPLTFLMWLFNPISRILVGWSSKMEKRLSANSSQNLTSKEDIDAAIDLTMTNDTPHATQEADILKGIVNFGDTSAKQIMHPRMDIVYVDVENTFKEVMKIVKESGYSRLPVIKEDLDSISGILYVKDLLAYTEEGDQFEWQKLIRPSALFVPESKKIDELLREFQLKRMHMAVIVDEYGGTAGIATLEDIMEEVVGDIKDEFDQEEDVDFIKISDNNYIFEGKTLLNDVCRIIGVSAGYFDDVRGDADSLAGLILEIVGAIPNSEKEITINDTTLKVVTVTKRRIEKISLFIHA; from the coding sequence TTGGACCCTGAGCCCAGTTTGTCTTTTATAGCTTTTCAAAGTGTCGTCACTGAGCCATCAGGACAACTTTTGATTCCTTTTTTAATTTTTATCGTCCTCATCATTTGTTCCGGGCTTATCTCATCGTCTGAGGTAGCTTATTTTTCATTGGGAATCAAAGACATCAAAGATCTTGAAGAACAAAATTCTCCTTCTTCAAAAAGAGCATTACTACTCAAAGAGAAACCAAGATACCTTCTGGCTACTATATTGATTGCCAATAACTTTGTAAATGTGGCCATTGTTATTGTAGCTGATATTATTGTAAAAATATTTTTTGGACCTATTACATTATTGTCTATAGGAACGTGGCTTCACGACAATATTTTTTATAGCTTAACCACACCTGAAGCTATTGCAGGAATTTTCCATTTTCTTATCACAGTAGTGGGTGTGACATTTATATTAGTGCTGTTCGGTGAGGCAATGCCAAAAATATACGCCACACTGAGCAAACATAAGATAGTACATCTGATGTCAGGACCGCTGACGTTTTTGATGTGGTTGTTTAATCCGATAAGCAGAATATTGGTAGGATGGTCGTCAAAAATGGAAAAAAGGTTATCTGCCAATAGTAGTCAGAACCTGACCAGCAAAGAAGATATAGACGCTGCCATTGACCTTACTATGACCAATGATACTCCTCACGCTACTCAGGAAGCAGATATATTGAAAGGTATTGTCAATTTTGGAGATACTTCTGCCAAACAAATCATGCATCCGCGCATGGATATTGTGTATGTTGATGTTGAGAATACCTTCAAAGAAGTCATGAAAATAGTAAAGGAATCCGGCTACTCCCGACTCCCTGTCATAAAGGAAGATCTGGATAGTATATCAGGCATCCTTTACGTAAAAGACCTGCTGGCATATACTGAAGAAGGAGATCAGTTTGAATGGCAAAAGTTGATAAGACCCTCGGCTTTGTTTGTACCCGAATCAAAAAAGATAGATGAATTACTAAGAGAGTTTCAGCTCAAGAGGATGCATATGGCAGTCATTGTAGACGAATACGGAGGTACAGCGGGAATTGCTACTCTTGAAGATATCATGGAAGAAGTAGTGGGAGACATCAAAGATGAATTTGATCAGGAAGAAGATGTGGATTTTATCAAAATCTCAGACAATAACTATATCTTTGAGGGCAAAACACTTCTCAATGATGTATGCCGTATCATTGGTGTCAGTGCAGGATATTTCGATGATGTGAGAGGAGATGCAGACTCATTGGCTGGTTTGATACTTGAGATAGTCGGTGCTATACCTAATTCAGAAAAAGAAATTACTATCAATGATACTACACTAAAAGTTGTGACCGTTACTAAAAGAAGAATTGAAAAAATAAGCCTATTTATCCATGCTTAA
- the mutY gene encoding A/G-specific adenine glycosylase: MNTGQFSLHLLEWWSENKRSLPWKNQTDPYKIWLSEIILQQTRVEQGTPYYHRFLNLFPDVNALADATTDQVMKAWQGLGYYTRARNLHQTAKQIVDLHHSVFPQDYHGLLKLKGIGPYTAAAIGSFAYELPYPVVDGNVIRLVSRVNGITKPVDTKEVLNEIYLFVQEAIRHTKPSEFNQALMDFGALVCIPGKPDCIKCPMNEYCVAYHQGLVQSIPNKSKRVQKVIRYFHYYDIQDTSGKTIIIQRTENDIWKNLYELPMIESAEEATPDRDDITGLLLKILQENEIGATPVKVIRLKQILTHRIIHADFHKISLNCTFGEIKQPYCLVDSQKVSNFAFPKIITFYLENNSGSKNY, translated from the coding sequence ATGAATACAGGACAATTTTCTCTTCATTTGCTGGAATGGTGGTCAGAAAATAAAAGGTCATTGCCTTGGAAAAATCAAACTGATCCATATAAAATCTGGCTCTCTGAAATTATCCTGCAGCAGACAAGAGTTGAGCAAGGCACACCATATTATCATAGATTTTTAAATTTATTTCCCGATGTCAACGCTCTGGCAGATGCTACTACCGATCAAGTCATGAAAGCCTGGCAAGGCTTGGGATATTACACCAGAGCAAGAAATCTTCATCAGACTGCAAAACAAATAGTTGATCTTCATCACTCAGTTTTTCCCCAAGATTATCATGGTTTGCTAAAGTTAAAAGGTATAGGACCATACACAGCTGCTGCGATCGGATCATTTGCATATGAGTTGCCTTATCCCGTCGTGGATGGAAATGTGATCAGATTGGTCTCCCGTGTCAATGGCATCACAAAACCAGTAGACACAAAAGAAGTATTAAACGAGATTTACTTATTTGTACAAGAGGCCATACGGCATACAAAACCTTCTGAGTTCAATCAGGCACTGATGGATTTTGGAGCTTTGGTATGTATCCCCGGGAAACCCGATTGTATCAAATGCCCTATGAATGAATATTGCGTAGCATATCATCAGGGTTTGGTCCAGAGCATTCCGAATAAATCAAAAAGAGTACAAAAAGTTATCAGATATTTCCACTATTATGACATACAGGATACATCAGGCAAAACTATCATAATACAAAGAACTGAGAATGATATCTGGAAAAATCTATATGAATTGCCTATGATTGAATCTGCCGAAGAAGCCACACCTGACAGAGACGATATTACCGGATTACTGCTCAAAATATTGCAGGAAAATGAGATAGGGGCTACTCCTGTCAAAGTGATACGACTCAAACAAATATTAACGCATCGTATTATACACGCAGATTTCCATAAAATATCACTAAATTGTACGTTTGGAGAAATAAAACAACCATATTGTTTGGTAGATAGCCAAAAAGTATCAAACTTTGCATTTCCAAAAATCATCACTTTCTACCTGGAAAACAATTCCGGTAGTAAAAACTATTGA